A genomic stretch from Clostridia bacterium includes:
- the nuoE gene encoding NADH-quinone oxidoreductase subunit NuoE — MAQCINEENQDKFKKLKKVIDQHKGKNGDLMPIMHEAQHIFGYLPFEVQNYIAEELNIPLTDVYGVATFYAQFTLQPKGKYQIGICLGTACYVRGAQKVVERVESELGIKVGQTTEDGKFTLDATRCLGACGLAPVMMINDDVHGRLVPDDIPKILKQYQ; from the coding sequence TTGGCTCAGTGTATCAACGAGGAGAACCAGGATAAGTTTAAAAAGTTAAAAAAAGTAATTGATCAGCATAAAGGAAAAAATGGAGATTTGATGCCTATTATGCACGAAGCACAGCACATCTTTGGTTATCTTCCCTTTGAAGTTCAAAACTATATTGCAGAGGAATTGAATATTCCGTTAACTGACGTATACGGTGTAGCAACTTTTTATGCCCAATTTACTCTTCAGCCTAAAGGCAAATACCAGATTGGAATTTGTCTTGGTACCGCTTGCTATGTAAGAGGTGCGCAGAAGGTCGTGGAGAGAGTTGAAAGCGAATTAGGTATTAAAGTTGGACAAACGACAGAGGATGGCAAATTTACCCTTGATGCTACAAGGTGTTTGGGAGCTTGCGGACTCGCCCCTGTTATGATGATAAATGATGACGTACACGGCAGATTGGTACCAGACGATATTCCTAAAATTTTAAAGCAATATCAATAA
- a CDS encoding SPOR domain-containing protein produces MRVTRMKIKMRRGRKERSILFFIILFFLATAALGVAIGKWIIIPYIFGVSDDVLETEKTPRKGEMQDSANNPSKKLDKKDFVVPSITFYKIQIGAFKEFKNAQEMALQMQSLGYISKIIEEDYYRVISSAYTDNKKADAEREILKKNGLDCNIKRWDSPDIEITYTENFHDYIISLDKCINLFIQCIQEESDILYKMKHSGVSTLELNKEIDNIGKKLNQLNNILENKEYPAKLEQVFGGIESIKNEYIDHLTECKKHLNSDKIDSVLNDGYMDIVACTEEFYYKISNLK; encoded by the coding sequence GTGAGAGTAACAAGAATGAAAATTAAGATGAGGAGAGGAAGGAAAGAGCGTAGTATCTTGTTTTTTATAATATTGTTTTTTTTAGCTACAGCTGCTCTAGGAGTAGCAATTGGGAAGTGGATAATTATTCCGTATATATTTGGTGTTTCTGATGATGTGCTGGAAACAGAAAAAACTCCTAGAAAAGGAGAGATGCAAGATAGCGCCAATAATCCATCTAAAAAGTTAGATAAGAAGGACTTTGTTGTTCCCAGCATAACTTTTTACAAAATTCAGATAGGGGCGTTTAAGGAATTTAAGAATGCCCAGGAGATGGCTTTGCAAATGCAGAGTTTAGGATATATATCCAAAATAATTGAAGAAGATTATTATAGGGTTATATCATCTGCATATACCGATAACAAAAAAGCTGATGCTGAAAGAGAAATATTGAAAAAAAACGGGTTGGATTGCAACATTAAGCGATGGGATTCTCCCGATATAGAAATAACATATACAGAAAATTTTCATGATTATATAATTTCACTAGATAAATGTATCAACTTATTTATTCAATGTATCCAAGAAGAAAGCGATATATTATATAAAATGAAACATTCTGGGGTTAGCACTTTAGAATTAAATAAAGAAATCGATAACATAGGGAAAAAATTAAATCAATTGAATAATATTCTTGAGAACAAGGAGTATCCTGCAAAGCTTGAGCAGGTTTTCGGTGGAATAGAGAGTATAAAAAACGAATATATCGATCATCTAACTGAGTGCAAAAAACACCTAAACAGTGATAAGATCGATAGTGTATTAAATGATGGTTATATGGATATTGTTGCTTGTACTGAAGAGTTTTATTATAAAATAAGCAATTTAAAATAA
- a CDS encoding PHP domain-containing protein, translating to MKIAVDLHIHSALSPCGDDDMTPNNIVNMCKLKKLDAIALTDHNSSLNVEAVKRLGDKNDLCVIPGMEVQTKEEVHLICLFPDMQSINEFQVIIDRNLPDIENKENIFGRQLLFDEQDNIIASYKKLLLTSTVLTIGEVYEYVYRLGGVTIPAHIDRYGFSLLTNLGFIPESPEFTTLELSKNVDFLTFKKQNPFIKKYRTIISSDAHYLWDILERQTIIDVYKNKPVDIINLLKSNKNLNI from the coding sequence ATGAAGATTGCCGTTGATTTGCATATTCACTCTGCATTGTCTCCATGTGGAGACGATGATATGACTCCCAACAACATTGTAAATATGTGTAAGCTAAAGAAACTAGACGCAATTGCATTGACTGATCATAATTCGTCATTAAACGTAGAAGCAGTTAAACGCTTGGGAGATAAAAATGATTTATGTGTAATACCGGGAATGGAAGTGCAGACAAAGGAAGAGGTACATTTGATATGTCTTTTCCCGGATATGCAATCTATAAATGAGTTTCAAGTGATAATTGATCGGAATCTGCCTGATATTGAAAACAAGGAGAATATATTTGGGAGGCAGCTTTTGTTCGATGAGCAAGATAACATTATAGCAAGCTATAAAAAGCTCCTTTTAACGTCCACTGTTCTTACAATTGGGGAGGTATATGAATATGTCTATAGATTAGGCGGGGTTACCATTCCAGCACATATAGATAGATATGGATTTAGTTTGTTGACTAATCTTGGGTTTATCCCTGAAAGTCCTGAATTTACTACTCTAGAGTTGTCCAAGAATGTTGATTTTTTAACATTTAAAAAACAAAATCCTTTTATTAAAAAATATAGGACAATAATATCTTCTGATGCCCATTATTTATGGGATATATTGGAACGTCAAACGATTATTGATGTTTATAAAAATAAGCCGGTTGATATAATAAATTTGTTAAAAAGCAACAAAAACCTAAACATATAG
- a CDS encoding DRTGG domain-containing protein, which produces MKISEIKEILDAQVIFGEHLLDNSVNCACGADLMSDVLAFVKDKLVLLTGLTNPQVIRTAEMVDVCVIAFVRGKMPDKETIKLAAENNICLLKTDLTLFEACGKLYKKGLKGK; this is translated from the coding sequence GTGAAGATAAGTGAAATAAAAGAGATTCTTGATGCACAAGTGATATTTGGCGAACATCTATTGGATAATTCAGTAAACTGTGCTTGTGGTGCAGATTTGATGAGTGATGTTCTTGCGTTTGTCAAAGACAAGCTGGTTCTTTTGACAGGCCTTACAAATCCTCAAGTAATACGAACCGCCGAAATGGTAGATGTTTGTGTGATAGCATTTGTCAGAGGTAAGATGCCTGATAAAGAAACTATTAAGTTAGCAGCAGAAAATAATATATGTCTCCTTAAAACTGATTTAACGCTATTTGAAGCCTGTGGAAAACTTTATAAAAAGGGATTAAAAGGGAAATAA
- a CDS encoding sulfite exporter TauE/SafE family protein, with translation MKTRAYYIKIILIGFISGICNGVFGAGGGMILVPGMTSMLKIEDHNAHATAVSVILPLACASSYIYLSNGIVDYKLLTYIVSGGMLGSFLGARLMNKLPAKYLRKIFSVFMFIAAIRMIF, from the coding sequence ATGAAAACGAGAGCGTATTATATAAAGATTATACTTATAGGGTTCATATCAGGGATATGCAATGGGGTTTTTGGCGCGGGAGGAGGCATGATATTAGTGCCTGGAATGACTTCTATGCTGAAAATAGAGGATCACAATGCACATGCAACAGCTGTGTCGGTGATATTACCCCTAGCCTGTGCCAGTTCTTATATATATTTGAGCAACGGAATAGTTGATTATAAATTATTGACATATATCGTATCCGGAGGTATGCTGGGGAGTTTTTTAGGAGCTAGGTTGATGAATAAATTGCCTGCTAAATATTTAAGAAAAATTTTTTCTGTTTTTATGTTTATAGCGGCCATAAGGATGATATTCTAA
- the nuoF gene encoding NADH-quinone oxidoreductase subunit NuoF, protein MELYRSHVLICGGTGCTSSGSDKVADKFDSELKKHDLDKEVKVVRTGCFGLCEVGPIVVVYPEGAFYSRITEEDVKLIVEEHLMKGRIVKDLLYDDSVKDDIIKSLSEVEFYKKQMRVALKGCGLIDPEDIDEYIAIDGYRALAKAVTEMTPEQVIDTLKESGLRGRGGAGFPTGLKWSFAAKAEGDEKYVICNADEGDPGAFMDRSILEGDPHAIIEAMTIAGYCIDASQGFIYVRAEYPIAVKRLNIAINQAKEYGLLGKNIFDSGFDFDLEVRLGAGAFVCGEETALISSIEGKRGEPTPKPPFPANEGVFGKPTLINNVETFANIPQILLNGPEWFTKIGTEKSKGTKVFALGGKINNTGLVEVPMGTTLREIVYEVGGGIPNGKKFKAAQTGGPSGGCIPASNLDVPIDYESLAQVGSMMGSGGLIIMDEDNCMVDIAKFFLQFTVDESCGKCPPCRIGTKRMLEILEKITSGNGTMEDIDNLEILANNIKQSALCGLGQTAPNPVLSTLTYFRDEYIAHVKDKKCPAGVCTNLLSYEIIEDKCRGCGLCARSCPVTAISGEKKKPYKIDQDKCIKCGACMEKCPFGAIIRK, encoded by the coding sequence ATGGAGTTGTATCGATCACATGTATTGATTTGTGGCGGAACCGGATGTACTTCTTCAGGTTCTGATAAGGTCGCTGATAAATTTGATAGTGAACTAAAAAAACATGATTTGGATAAAGAAGTGAAAGTTGTAAGGACAGGGTGCTTTGGATTATGTGAAGTGGGTCCTATTGTAGTTGTTTATCCGGAAGGGGCCTTTTATAGTAGAATCACTGAAGAAGATGTAAAATTAATAGTAGAAGAGCACCTAATGAAAGGCAGAATAGTTAAAGATTTATTGTATGATGACAGTGTGAAAGACGATATAATAAAATCACTTTCAGAAGTAGAGTTTTATAAAAAACAGATGAGGGTTGCTCTTAAAGGGTGCGGGTTAATAGATCCTGAAGATATCGATGAATATATAGCGATTGACGGATATAGAGCGCTTGCCAAGGCAGTGACCGAGATGACACCTGAACAAGTTATAGATACTTTAAAAGAATCCGGATTGAGAGGTCGTGGTGGTGCCGGGTTCCCTACAGGGCTTAAGTGGTCATTTGCAGCAAAAGCTGAAGGTGATGAAAAATATGTAATATGTAATGCCGACGAAGGTGACCCAGGTGCTTTTATGGACAGAAGTATATTAGAGGGAGATCCTCATGCTATTATAGAAGCGATGACTATTGCCGGATATTGTATAGATGCAAGCCAAGGTTTTATTTATGTAAGGGCTGAGTATCCGATTGCAGTTAAAAGGTTGAACATTGCAATAAATCAGGCAAAGGAATATGGTCTACTTGGCAAGAATATATTTGATTCAGGTTTTGATTTTGATTTGGAAGTTAGATTGGGTGCCGGTGCATTTGTTTGCGGAGAAGAGACGGCATTGATATCATCTATAGAAGGTAAGAGGGGAGAACCAACGCCTAAACCTCCTTTCCCAGCCAATGAAGGTGTGTTTGGTAAGCCTACATTGATTAACAATGTTGAAACATTTGCAAATATACCTCAAATATTGCTTAACGGACCTGAATGGTTTACCAAGATAGGTACTGAAAAGAGCAAGGGAACTAAGGTATTTGCTCTTGGGGGAAAGATAAACAACACAGGATTGGTAGAAGTACCTATGGGAACTACTTTAAGAGAAATCGTGTATGAAGTAGGTGGAGGGATACCTAACGGTAAGAAGTTTAAGGCGGCACAGACCGGCGGACCATCAGGAGGATGTATACCGGCTTCTAATCTGGATGTTCCTATCGATTATGAATCTCTAGCTCAAGTTGGTTCCATGATGGGTTCAGGTGGACTTATCATAATGGATGAAGATAACTGTATGGTTGACATAGCAAAGTTCTTTTTGCAATTTACCGTTGATGAATCCTGTGGGAAATGCCCTCCCTGCAGAATAGGTACAAAGAGGATGCTAGAAATATTGGAAAAGATTACTAGTGGCAATGGGACTATGGAAGATATAGATAATTTGGAAATATTGGCTAATAATATTAAGCAATCAGCACTATGCGGTTTAGGTCAGACGGCACCGAACCCTGTATTGAGCACATTGACATATTTTAGAGATGAATATATTGCTCATGTAAAGGATAAGAAATGTCCTGCAGGCGTTTGCACAAATCTGCTAAGCTATGAAATAATCGAAGATAAGTGTAGAGGGTGTGGCCTATGCGCAAGGAGCTGTCCTGTAACAGCTATTTCGGGTGAAAAGAAAAAGCCATATAAGATCGATCAAGACAAATGTATCAAATGTGGGGCATGTATGGAGAAATGTCCTTTTGGTGCAATAATTAGAAAGTAA
- a CDS encoding ATP-binding protein, translated as MNENIFKLGFDIKGGDFSAAGEASSKTKKTLKQLGIDSHIIRRVAIATYETEMNIVIHADEGRMEIDVTPERIIIYANDRGPGIESIELAMKEGYSTAPDNIRELGFGAGMGLPNMKKCSDSFDIKTKVGEGTKIKMVINLNRGDN; from the coding sequence ATGAATGAGAATATCTTTAAATTAGGTTTTGATATAAAAGGAGGAGACTTTTCAGCTGCTGGAGAGGCATCTAGCAAGACTAAAAAGACGTTAAAGCAACTGGGAATTGATTCTCATATAATAAGAAGGGTAGCTATTGCAACATATGAGACCGAAATGAATATAGTGATTCATGCGGATGAAGGACGAATGGAGATAGATGTTACACCGGAAAGGATAATCATCTATGCAAATGATAGAGGTCCTGGAATAGAAAGTATTGAACTCGCAATGAAGGAAGGTTATTCTACAGCTCCGGATAATATAAGAGAGTTGGGCTTTGGCGCAGGTATGGGGCTTCCCAACATGAAAAAATGTTCTGATAGTTTTGACATAAAAACAAAAGTAGGAGAGGGTACTAAAATAAAGATGGTTATAAATTTAAATAGGGGAGATAATTGA
- a CDS encoding ATP-binding protein, whose protein sequence is MREISLHILDIVQNSIKAGADLIKISIREDIKDNIMVIDVVDNGKGIPEEMLGRVTDPFVTMRSTRKVGMGLPLLKAAAERCDGSLEVKSELDKGTAVRAVFVHDHIDRAPLGDVTGTIVSLIMTNPDIDFEYIHYYNQEQFQFDTRSVREVLGDDVPISDIEVIQWIKGYIDEGISKMYGGVI, encoded by the coding sequence ATGAGAGAAATATCTTTACACATATTGGACATAGTACAAAATTCAATAAAGGCCGGAGCAGACCTTATAAAAATATCTATCCGTGAGGATATCAAGGATAATATTATGGTGATTGATGTAGTAGATAATGGTAAAGGAATTCCCGAGGAAATGTTGGGTAGGGTGACCGATCCCTTTGTTACCATGCGGAGTACCAGAAAAGTAGGGATGGGTTTACCTTTGTTAAAAGCTGCTGCGGAAAGATGTGACGGAAGTCTTGAAGTGAAAAGCGAGTTGGATAAGGGTACAGCTGTGAGGGCTGTATTTGTCCATGACCATATAGATAGGGCGCCTTTAGGCGATGTCACAGGCACCATTGTTTCGCTCATAATGACTAACCCCGATATTGATTTCGAATATATTCATTATTACAATCAAGAACAGTTTCAATTCGATACCAGAAGTGTAAGAGAAGTATTGGGGGATGATGTGCCTATATCGGATATTGAAGTCATACAGTGGATAAAAGGTTATATAGATGAAGGAATATCTAAAATGTATGGAGGTGTAATTTAA
- a CDS encoding NADH-dependent [FeFe] hydrogenase, group A6, with the protein MEKVTLTIDGQKVEVPKGSTVLEAAKSIGIDIPTLCYLKGVNEIGACRMCVVEVKGARTLQTSCVLKATDGMEVQTNSPKVRESRKVTLELILSNHDRSCLSCDRNLNCELQKLSDELNVKEIRFQGESMNRPIDEFSPSIVRDPNKCILCRRCISTCRDVQGIGVIGATERGFNTIVEPVFKKSIGDVPCINCGQCIEACPVGALREKDDTDLVWDALADENKHVVVQTAPAVRVALGEEFGMPIGTNVKGKMVSALRRLGFDRVVDTNFAADLTILEEGTELINRIKSGGKLPMITSCSPGWIKYCEHYFADFLDNLSSCKSPHEMMGAVLKSYYAEKQGIDPENIFVVSIMPCTAKKFEAKRPELSGTGYPDVDVVLTTRELAKMIKEARMDFGKLPDEDFDHPLGASTGAAVIFGATGGVMEAALRTVCEVLTGEELKDIAFEDVRGLKGVKEATVKIGDLDVNVAVAHGTKNAKELLEKVRSGEKDYHFIEVMGCPGGCVNGGGQPIVNAKIKMDIDPAKVRAKAIYEEDENLPIRKSHENPEIKKIYDEYFGEPNSHKAHELLHTKYQKREKYII; encoded by the coding sequence ATGGAAAAAGTAACCTTGACTATAGATGGGCAAAAAGTTGAAGTCCCAAAGGGTTCCACTGTGTTGGAAGCGGCAAAGAGTATCGGTATTGATATCCCGACATTGTGTTATTTAAAGGGTGTAAACGAGATAGGCGCATGTAGAATGTGTGTTGTTGAAGTGAAAGGTGCTAGAACATTACAGACATCTTGTGTATTAAAAGCTACTGATGGAATGGAAGTACAGACCAATTCTCCAAAGGTGAGAGAATCAAGAAAAGTCACATTGGAATTGATACTTTCAAATCACGACAGAAGTTGTTTGAGTTGTGACAGAAATTTAAACTGTGAACTTCAAAAGTTATCAGATGAGTTGAACGTTAAAGAAATAAGATTCCAAGGTGAATCTATGAATAGACCTATAGATGAATTTTCACCGTCTATAGTGAGAGATCCTAATAAATGTATATTGTGTAGGAGATGTATAAGTACTTGCAGGGATGTTCAAGGTATTGGTGTAATAGGTGCTACAGAAAGAGGTTTCAATACTATTGTAGAGCCTGTATTTAAAAAGAGTATCGGTGATGTACCATGTATTAATTGTGGTCAGTGCATAGAGGCGTGTCCTGTAGGTGCTTTGAGAGAAAAAGACGATACTGACCTAGTTTGGGATGCATTGGCTGATGAAAACAAGCATGTTGTGGTTCAGACAGCTCCTGCCGTACGAGTTGCTTTAGGGGAAGAGTTTGGCATGCCCATAGGTACAAATGTAAAAGGGAAGATGGTGTCTGCTTTGAGGAGGCTAGGTTTTGACCGAGTTGTAGATACCAACTTTGCAGCTGACCTGACTATTTTAGAAGAAGGTACAGAGCTGATCAATAGGATTAAAAGTGGTGGGAAGTTGCCTATGATCACATCGTGTAGCCCTGGATGGATAAAGTATTGTGAGCATTATTTTGCGGATTTTCTGGATAACTTATCATCCTGTAAATCTCCACATGAGATGATGGGAGCTGTATTGAAATCTTATTATGCGGAAAAACAAGGAATAGATCCTGAAAATATTTTTGTCGTTTCTATAATGCCTTGCACCGCTAAAAAGTTTGAGGCTAAAAGACCAGAGTTGAGTGGAACAGGTTATCCGGATGTGGATGTTGTTCTTACTACAAGAGAGTTGGCTAAGATGATAAAAGAAGCAAGGATGGATTTTGGTAAATTGCCTGATGAAGATTTTGATCATCCATTAGGAGCCTCAACTGGAGCAGCTGTTATCTTCGGTGCTACAGGTGGTGTTATGGAGGCGGCATTGAGAACGGTGTGTGAAGTATTGACAGGTGAAGAGCTCAAGGATATTGCTTTTGAAGATGTTAGGGGTTTAAAAGGGGTTAAGGAAGCAACTGTTAAAATTGGAGATTTAGATGTAAATGTAGCTGTTGCTCATGGAACTAAAAATGCTAAAGAATTACTGGAGAAAGTAAGATCCGGAGAAAAAGATTATCATTTCATAGAAGTCATGGGATGTCCTGGCGGATGCGTAAATGGTGGAGGGCAGCCTATAGTAAATGCTAAGATAAAGATGGATATTGATCCTGCTAAGGTTAGGGCAAAGGCTATATATGAAGAAGATGAAAATCTTCCTATCAGAAAATCCCATGAAAATCCAGAAATTAAAAAGATATATGATGAGTACTTTGGTGAGCCTAACAGCCATAAAGCTCATGAATTACTTCATACTAAATACCAAAAGAGGGAAAAATATATCATATAG
- a CDS encoding [Fe-Fe] hydrogenase large subunit C-terminal domain-containing protein: MGEYFHSVTLNKDKCKGCTNCIKRCPTEAIRVRDGKARIINERCIDCGECIRICPYHAKQAITDPLNIIEKYKYSIALPAPTLYGQFKNFYDVQAILNGLLQLGFNEVYEVARGADIISSYINRKIKQKKYKKPIISSACPAILRLIQVRFPELIQNVIDVDSPMETAAKMAKKEAIKKFALSENDIGAFFITPCAAKMTSIKNPIGNKKSYVDGAISIQDIYGPLNNVISNYKSTGHNKSDRGIQKASGYGVGWAISGGEGHAVETENFLSVDGIQNVIKVLEEIENNKLNDLDFFEGLACPGGCVGGPLTVENGFVAKNRVRRLAEKVPKELLEDRELDRILKTINVDLKEPITAKSVMKLDEDIVEAIKKMERLEQICDSLPGLDCGSCGAPSCRTLAEDIVRGNASEFDCIFKLREKVKELATQMVDISDKFPPRKG; this comes from the coding sequence ATGGGGGAATATTTTCACTCAGTAACTTTAAATAAGGATAAATGCAAAGGTTGCACTAATTGCATAAAAAGATGCCCTACTGAAGCAATCAGAGTGAGAGACGGAAAAGCTAGGATTATAAATGAAAGGTGTATTGACTGTGGGGAGTGTATTAGGATATGTCCTTACCATGCAAAGCAGGCGATAACAGATCCGTTGAATATAATAGAAAAGTACAAATACAGCATAGCTCTTCCTGCACCTACTTTATATGGTCAATTTAAAAATTTTTATGATGTACAGGCTATCCTAAATGGACTTCTTCAACTAGGCTTTAACGAGGTATATGAAGTAGCCAGGGGAGCAGATATTATAAGTTCGTATATAAATAGAAAGATAAAACAGAAAAAATATAAAAAACCCATAATATCATCAGCTTGTCCGGCTATTTTGAGGCTTATCCAGGTACGATTTCCTGAACTTATCCAAAATGTGATAGATGTTGATTCTCCAATGGAAACAGCGGCTAAAATGGCTAAAAAAGAGGCTATAAAAAAATTTGCATTATCAGAAAATGATATTGGAGCTTTTTTTATAACACCCTGTGCTGCTAAAATGACCAGCATAAAAAATCCTATAGGCAATAAAAAGTCATATGTAGATGGAGCTATTTCTATACAGGATATATATGGGCCTTTGAACAATGTAATTAGCAACTATAAATCAACAGGGCACAACAAATCGGACAGAGGGATACAAAAGGCTTCAGGGTATGGGGTAGGATGGGCAATATCTGGCGGAGAGGGACACGCTGTTGAAACAGAAAATTTTTTATCAGTAGACGGGATACAAAACGTAATAAAAGTTCTAGAGGAAATAGAGAACAACAAGCTCAATGACCTTGATTTTTTTGAAGGGTTAGCTTGTCCTGGCGGATGTGTAGGAGGTCCATTGACTGTTGAGAATGGGTTTGTTGCAAAGAACAGAGTGAGAAGGCTGGCGGAAAAGGTTCCTAAAGAGTTGCTGGAAGACAGAGAGCTAGATCGGATATTGAAAACCATCAACGTAGATTTAAAAGAACCTATAACGGCTAAATCCGTTATGAAATTGGATGAGGATATTGTTGAGGCCATAAAGAAGATGGAGAGGTTAGAGCAGATATGCGATAGTTTACCTGGATTAGACTGTGGTTCTTGCGGTGCGCCGAGCTGCAGAACTCTTGCAGAGGATATTGTAAGAGGAAATGCATCGGAATTTGATTGTATTTTTAAGCTTCGTGAAAAGGTAAAAGAATTGGCTACACAGATGGTTGATATTTCAGACAAATTTCCACCTAGAAAGGGGTGA
- a CDS encoding AraC family transcriptional regulator, translated as MKVCDMIEKLKLNVVAGNKYLDKEITGGYCCDLLSWVMSHAKQGFVWITVQVHPNIIAVATLLNISCIIVPEGIKIENETIEKAEQEEIPLLSSSLSGYEIAGKLYGFGIKEG; from the coding sequence ATGAAGGTATGCGATATGATAGAAAAATTAAAATTAAATGTCGTAGCAGGTAACAAATATCTCGATAAGGAGATAACGGGCGGCTATTGTTGTGATTTATTGAGTTGGGTTATGTCTCATGCTAAACAAGGGTTTGTATGGATAACTGTGCAGGTGCATCCCAATATAATTGCAGTTGCTACTCTCTTAAATATCAGCTGTATTATAGTTCCTGAGGGGATAAAGATTGAGAATGAAACTATAGAAAAAGCTGAACAAGAGGAAATTCCGTTATTGTCCTCTAGCTTATCTGGATATGAGATAGCTGGGAAATTGTATGGTTTTGGGATAAAAGAGGGCTAG
- a CDS encoding sulfite exporter TauE/SafE family protein — protein sequence MALFIIGLVSGIIAAMGIGGGTILIPALIFIVGVEQHTAQGINLISFIPVAIIAVLIHIKNGNVLIKLSFFLMIFGILGALIGSKIAIHLSSNVLRKIFGIFLLVISIYEFKYHKNT from the coding sequence ATGGCTTTATTTATAATAGGTCTTGTTAGTGGTATAATTGCCGCTATGGGTATAGGGGGCGGGACAATATTAATACCTGCCCTTATATTTATTGTTGGTGTTGAACAGCATACTGCACAGGGGATTAATCTTATTTCGTTTATACCGGTTGCCATTATTGCTGTATTGATTCATATAAAAAATGGTAATGTTTTGATTAAATTATCTTTTTTTTTGATGATATTTGGTATATTAGGGGCCTTGATTGGTTCAAAGATAGCTATTCACTTAAGTTCTAATGTTCTTAGGAAAATATTCGGCATTTTTTTACTTGTAATTAGTATTTATGAGTTCAAATACCATAAAAATACATAA
- a CDS encoding (2Fe-2S) ferredoxin domain-containing protein: protein MKSIKELEEIRNRTLEKVNLRKDRQTGIRVVVGMATCGIAAGARPVLHAFMEEISKRKLQDVIVTQTGCIGVCRLEPIVEVFVPGEEKVTYVEMTPEKVARVVAEHIVNGRVVKEFTIGSYE from the coding sequence ATGAAATCGATAAAAGAATTGGAAGAGATAAGAAATAGAACTCTTGAAAAGGTTAATTTGAGAAAAGATAGACAAACTGGCATTAGGGTTGTTGTAGGGATGGCTACTTGTGGAATAGCAGCAGGTGCAAGACCTGTATTACACGCATTCATGGAAGAGATAAGCAAAAGAAAGCTTCAGGATGTTATAGTAACCCAGACAGGATGTATAGGCGTGTGCAGGTTGGAGCCTATTGTAGAGGTGTTTGTTCCGGGAGAAGAAAAGGTGACATATGTGGAGATGACACCTGAAAAAGTTGCAAGGGTGGTAGCAGAGCATATCGTTAATGGAAGAGTTGTGAAGGAATTTACCATAGGAAGTTATGAATAA